The following proteins are co-located in the Xanthocytophaga agilis genome:
- a CDS encoding gliding motility-associated C-terminal domain-containing protein produces the protein MAKIYCFLSLLFSFTHCFAQKESSFWLSQYYGLNFGQFPPTTVLPAPGSFYHVNRASVADASGNLLFSTDGMSYFDKTGQVMPNGQGISVTWGTTYLPVIIAPVPGSTTQYYSFMVRQPLSTTQADFDTKLRYSLIDMSLNNGKGDVVQKDIVIADKQHDGFTLIKTPDDPNYWLISQSIFADSLLAFRVTQQGIAKTPVRTAEFRGVGNANFGGILLRASPDGRFLTLSVAALQTGTENQNMLKILRFDNKTGIFTPFRQITHSGVSNPNANPSIQTFLQSTTEFSADSRFLYVVEDSVYQYTTSQNLLEITSNKTLVCYDLAASNATFFDQSRQILFKFAEMPYSVLAFMQLTPQRKIVISDVTNIDYGVAKAFSVIQNPGACTIAQKAFVYQTIPAGNSLATTLPVFPSWYFYEPPAKNDFAGPNASVCNHQSVKLGTTPRPNYTYNWQPAGLVSNANTANPTYQPSIPTTSANDTVQFYAKMTDPTGCVYYDSVQVIVKGVNTWKIQGSRSVCPGVKGVSYWIEDKWKGKQITWQVQGGTIVSGQNTDTIHVDWNTSNLQASVSAISINTNGCLDNINPFPVKVFKYLETEQPKGRDTLLCSQWIETYHILPTNGSVYDWQVINGQVIAGQGSAQVTIRWNSTMQTGKVWINESVNTALEICFGRSDTLTVINPKTVGNENVHLYNVSGVLNQPDRLKLQYVIQKQPFYLPEVLIQTRILGQLNWQDAGRTTVHDQTTFITNQPLDSLVSEYRLVAFTICGDSAISEIHRNILLQGTGMETDKKIVLTWNPYTTWSGGTASYELFRKLDEDSDFLSFKTSTLPQATLPGTTEGFQYCFYVAGQSTNGVYQSLSNQLCLTFENPLFIPNVITPDGDGKNDTWHPEPLNLYSANQVRIVNQWGIKVFEARDYQGDWGAANLPSGVYYYEFIATERKQAFKGFLQVFK, from the coding sequence ATGGCAAAAATCTACTGTTTTCTATCCCTGCTATTTTCTTTTACCCACTGCTTTGCTCAAAAAGAATCTTCTTTCTGGCTTAGTCAATATTATGGATTGAACTTTGGGCAGTTTCCTCCTACTACTGTGCTACCTGCTCCAGGAAGCTTTTATCATGTAAATCGAGCTTCTGTGGCGGATGCATCTGGTAACTTGCTTTTTTCTACAGATGGGATGAGTTATTTTGATAAGACCGGACAGGTAATGCCTAACGGACAAGGCATTTCTGTAACCTGGGGAACTACGTATCTGCCTGTTATTATTGCTCCAGTACCAGGTAGTACTACTCAATATTATAGTTTTATGGTTCGGCAACCATTAAGTACTACACAGGCAGATTTTGACACCAAGCTACGGTATTCTCTCATCGATATGAGCCTTAATAATGGCAAAGGAGATGTAGTGCAAAAAGATATAGTGATTGCTGATAAACAACATGATGGTTTTACACTGATCAAAACACCTGATGATCCCAACTATTGGCTTATATCTCAAAGTATATTTGCTGATTCACTACTTGCTTTTAGGGTAACTCAACAAGGTATTGCAAAAACACCCGTTAGAACAGCAGAATTTCGTGGCGTTGGCAATGCAAACTTTGGGGGAATCTTATTAAGAGCTTCTCCTGATGGACGTTTTTTAACTCTTTCAGTAGCAGCTTTGCAAACAGGTACAGAAAACCAGAATATGTTAAAAATATTACGTTTCGATAACAAAACAGGGATATTCACCCCATTTCGACAGATTACACATTCAGGTGTCTCCAATCCGAATGCAAATCCATCCATCCAGACTTTTTTACAAAGTACAACAGAGTTTTCTGCAGACAGTCGGTTTTTGTATGTTGTGGAGGATAGTGTATATCAATATACGACCAGTCAGAACCTTCTTGAAATTACCAGTAACAAAACGCTTGTCTGTTATGATCTGGCAGCTTCTAATGCTACTTTTTTTGATCAGTCACGCCAGATTCTATTCAAATTTGCAGAAATGCCGTATTCTGTTTTAGCTTTTATGCAACTCACTCCACAACGAAAGATCGTCATATCAGATGTCACCAATATTGATTACGGAGTAGCGAAAGCATTTTCTGTCATACAAAATCCTGGCGCCTGTACAATAGCCCAAAAAGCATTTGTTTATCAAACAATTCCAGCAGGAAATAGCCTTGCAACTACACTTCCTGTATTTCCATCCTGGTATTTTTATGAACCTCCTGCTAAAAACGATTTTGCAGGACCTAATGCATCGGTATGTAATCACCAATCTGTAAAGCTAGGCACTACCCCTCGCCCTAATTATACATATAATTGGCAACCTGCCGGATTGGTAAGCAATGCCAATACGGCCAATCCAACCTATCAACCCTCTATTCCAACTACCAGTGCGAACGATACCGTTCAGTTTTATGCAAAGATGACTGATCCGACTGGCTGTGTTTACTATGACTCAGTACAGGTGATTGTCAAAGGAGTGAATACGTGGAAGATACAGGGGAGCCGATCTGTATGTCCGGGTGTGAAAGGAGTATCCTACTGGATTGAAGATAAATGGAAAGGAAAACAGATTACCTGGCAGGTACAAGGTGGCACGATTGTATCCGGACAAAATACAGATACCATACATGTGGACTGGAATACATCCAATCTGCAGGCCTCTGTTTCGGCTATCTCTATCAATACAAACGGATGTCTGGATAATATAAATCCGTTTCCGGTTAAGGTATTCAAGTATCTGGAAACCGAACAACCCAAAGGGCGTGATACGTTATTATGTAGCCAATGGATTGAAACGTATCATATCCTACCTACCAATGGCTCAGTTTATGACTGGCAGGTGATTAATGGACAGGTCATTGCCGGACAAGGATCGGCTCAGGTTACCATTCGCTGGAATTCAACAATGCAGACAGGAAAGGTCTGGATCAATGAAAGTGTGAATACAGCTTTGGAGATTTGCTTTGGACGTTCAGATACTCTGACAGTCATCAATCCGAAAACAGTTGGCAATGAAAATGTTCACTTGTACAATGTGAGTGGCGTGCTGAACCAACCTGATAGGCTGAAACTGCAATATGTAATTCAAAAACAGCCCTTTTATCTCCCTGAAGTGCTGATACAGACTAGAATTCTGGGGCAACTCAATTGGCAAGATGCAGGCAGAACTACTGTCCATGACCAAACAACATTCATTACTAATCAACCACTGGATAGCCTGGTTTCAGAATACCGACTGGTGGCATTTACTATCTGTGGAGACTCTGCTATATCCGAAATACACCGCAACATTCTGTTACAGGGAACAGGAATGGAAACAGACAAGAAAATAGTTCTTACCTGGAATCCGTATACAACCTGGTCAGGAGGAACCGCATCCTATGAGCTTTTCAGGAAACTGGATGAGGACTCTGACTTCCTATCTTTCAAAACATCTACTCTACCTCAGGCAACTCTACCCGGTACAACAGAAGGGTTCCAGTATTGTTTTTATGTGGCAGGTCAATCTACTAATGGAGTCTATCAGTCCTTATCCAATCAGTTATGCCTCACGTTTGAAAATCCACTGTTTATACCGAATGTCATCACTCCGGATGGTGATGGAAAAAATGACACCTGGCATCCTGAGCCGTTAAATCTCTATTCTGCTAACCAGGTACGTATTGTGAATCAGTGGGGTATCAAAGTTTTTGAAGCCAGAGACTATCAGGGTGACTGGGGCGCGGCCAATTTGCCATCTGGGGTATATTACTATGAGTTTATAGCTACTGAACGGAAGCAGGCTTTTAAAGGCTTTTTACAGGTATTTAAGTAA
- a CDS encoding HAMP domain-containing sensor histidine kinase — translation MKHSKRSYLSILLMSSSLVLLLLFQVIWLQKVYNEQYEILYKDANTLFRTTMMDLQDSVVRKNMKLIKADTLVHRVSPSLVPAGQPSLEFEHRSERVLIQNHRMRGVSSVMDTLPDKTQVKIFISSDQRLDSSEKVLGSIAENIGALRKKNGNYNFLVKLDIDSIPVGAIAKPYQQSLIKANIDLPFQVLRLPAGIPSTKARGIQTELFVGFPSRTNYMAYFPEYRMYLFRHSLPQLIFSVFLTLITSFSFFLIYRNFQRQKRLNQLKNDFISNITHELKTPITTVGIAIEALRNFNVLQDPTQTKEYLEISRQELNRLNIMVDKILKTAVFENSGVDIQWDTIDMEKLIEQVQQSMQLQYEKLGAEVVFTREGNKFSVRGDTVHLVNVVYNLIDNALKYTAKQPSITILLRELWDKIEVSVQDDGIGIATEFQHKIFEKFFRVPTGDVHNAKGYGLGLNYVNQVIEKHNGQIKVQSEPNKGSCFTIYLPKVYAEN, via the coding sequence ATGAAACATTCCAAACGGTCATATCTTTCCATCTTGCTGATGAGCAGTAGTCTTGTGCTGTTGCTCCTGTTTCAGGTTATCTGGCTGCAGAAAGTCTATAACGAGCAATACGAAATCCTGTACAAGGACGCGAATACTCTTTTTCGCACTACCATGATGGATCTTCAGGATTCTGTGGTTCGAAAAAATATGAAGCTCATTAAAGCAGATACGCTTGTTCACCGTGTCAGCCCGTCTCTGGTACCAGCAGGACAGCCTTCTTTGGAATTTGAACACAGATCGGAAAGGGTATTGATTCAAAATCATCGTATGAGAGGCGTCAGTTCTGTGATGGATACATTACCCGATAAGACCCAGGTAAAGATTTTTATCAGTTCTGATCAGCGTTTGGACTCTTCAGAGAAAGTATTGGGAAGTATAGCAGAGAATATTGGTGCACTACGAAAGAAAAATGGGAATTATAATTTTTTGGTTAAACTAGATATAGATTCTATTCCGGTTGGTGCTATTGCGAAACCCTATCAGCAGTCACTGATTAAGGCCAATATTGACTTACCTTTTCAGGTACTCCGATTGCCTGCTGGTATACCTTCAACCAAAGCCAGAGGTATACAAACAGAATTATTTGTAGGATTCCCAAGCCGAACAAATTACATGGCTTATTTTCCTGAATACAGAATGTATCTGTTTCGCCATAGTCTACCTCAACTGATATTTTCTGTTTTTCTGACACTGATTACCTCTTTCTCGTTCTTTCTGATTTACCGCAACTTCCAACGACAGAAACGCCTCAATCAGCTGAAAAATGACTTCATCAGTAATATTACACATGAACTCAAAACACCTATTACCACAGTAGGTATTGCCATCGAGGCATTGAGAAACTTTAACGTATTACAAGACCCTACTCAAACCAAAGAATACCTGGAAATATCCCGTCAGGAATTGAATCGACTCAATATCATGGTAGATAAGATATTGAAGACGGCTGTATTTGAAAACAGTGGAGTTGATATTCAGTGGGATACCATAGATATGGAAAAACTGATTGAACAGGTACAACAATCTATGCAGTTGCAGTATGAAAAGCTGGGTGCAGAGGTTGTATTTACCAGAGAAGGAAACAAATTTTCAGTGAGAGGTGATACCGTTCACTTGGTTAACGTAGTATACAATCTGATCGACAATGCATTAAAGTATACTGCTAAACAGCCCTCTATTACCATTCTTTTACGGGAGTTATGGGATAAGATTGAAGTATCTGTACAGGATGATGGTATCGGAATTGCAACAGAATTTCAGCATAAGATCTTCGAAAAGTTCTTTCGTGTTCCTACAGGTGATGTACACAATGCCAAGGGGTACGGCCTGGGACTAAATTATGTGAATCAGGTCATTGAAAAGCACAACGGACAAATAAAAGTACAAAGCGAACCCAACAAAGGCAGTTGTTTTACCATTTATCTACCCAAAGTATATGCAGAAAACTAA
- a CDS encoding GLPGLI family protein, protein MKKLFLLITLGITLTSFGQNQEGVITYAVTVKIMLPPGQAPANMPPPPVFKNQLLFTGQESLYKTLEEDNEEEEENNGGMRIKINRPLVEIYTNQKSHQKITQREFLGKQYLISDTLKNIPWQLSDQTKQIQGITCKKATYYNAERKRNLTAWYAENIYLSSGPDGYSGLPGLILELDSNNGEMLATATKIELRKLTKDELVKAPVKGKPITENEFRKMQDDRMREMEQQGGNVRIFRN, encoded by the coding sequence ATGAAAAAGCTATTTCTTCTGATTACTCTTGGGATCACTCTAACCAGCTTTGGGCAGAACCAGGAGGGTGTTATTACCTATGCCGTCACTGTTAAAATCATGCTTCCTCCAGGACAGGCACCTGCCAATATGCCACCACCACCTGTATTTAAAAATCAGCTTCTGTTTACAGGTCAGGAATCACTTTACAAAACCCTTGAAGAAGATAATGAAGAGGAAGAAGAAAACAATGGAGGCATGAGAATCAAGATTAATCGCCCTCTAGTAGAAATATATACCAATCAAAAAAGCCATCAGAAGATTACTCAACGCGAATTTCTGGGCAAACAATATCTTATCTCAGATACTCTTAAGAACATACCCTGGCAACTAAGCGATCAGACCAAACAAATCCAGGGTATCACCTGCAAAAAAGCTACCTATTACAATGCTGAACGTAAACGTAACCTTACAGCCTGGTATGCGGAAAACATTTATCTGTCATCAGGTCCGGATGGATATTCAGGCTTACCCGGTCTGATTCTGGAACTGGATTCCAACAATGGTGAAATGCTTGCTACTGCAACTAAAATAGAATTACGAAAACTCACAAAAGATGAACTCGTGAAAGCACCTGTCAAAGGAAAGCCAATCACCGAAAATGAATTCCGGAAGATGCAGGATGACCGTATGCGGGAAATGGAACAACAGGGGGGCAATGTCCGTATCTTCCGGAATTAA
- a CDS encoding response regulator transcription factor — protein MQKTKVLYVEDEPFLGKIVKESLESRSFDVCMVADGQLVSGLFEEYKPDICVLDIMLPNKDGYEVATSIRQKNAQIPILFLTAKTQTEDLLKGFQAGGNDYIKKPFSMEELIVRMQNLLQITYRKSQVSSQTISIGRYEFNPQRYELKLGDKLRKLSYRETELLSILAENQNFTVNRKDILLRVWDDDSFFNSRNLDVYITKLRDYLKEDTSVQIITIKGVGYNFLVGR, from the coding sequence ATGCAGAAAACTAAGGTGTTATATGTAGAAGACGAGCCGTTTCTGGGTAAAATCGTAAAAGAAAGCCTCGAAAGCCGGTCGTTTGATGTCTGTATGGTGGCAGATGGTCAACTGGTATCTGGTTTGTTTGAAGAATACAAACCTGATATTTGTGTGCTGGATATTATGTTGCCAAACAAAGATGGCTATGAAGTGGCGACCTCTATCCGCCAGAAGAATGCACAGATCCCTATTCTCTTCCTGACAGCTAAAACACAGACAGAAGACTTACTGAAAGGCTTTCAGGCAGGAGGAAACGATTACATCAAAAAGCCATTCAGTATGGAAGAGTTGATTGTTCGCATGCAAAATCTATTGCAGATAACCTACCGGAAAAGCCAGGTTTCCTCTCAAACTATCTCTATTGGCCGATACGAGTTTAACCCACAACGATACGAATTGAAGCTGGGCGACAAGCTGAGGAAGCTTTCATATAGAGAAACTGAACTGTTGTCTATCCTGGCCGAAAATCAGAATTTTACCGTTAACCGCAAAGATATTCTATTGCGGGTATGGGACGATGATTCTTTTTTCAATTCCCGTAATCTGGATGTATATATTACGAAGTTGCGTGATTACCTGAAAGAAGACACCTCTGTTCAGATAATCACTATTAAAGGAGTAGGATACAACTTTTTGGTAGGTAGATGA